A portion of the Leptospira noumeaensis genome contains these proteins:
- a CDS encoding aldolase yields METSIHVLRKTLLEMKENYSFVCIKTGTETEDMGEEEISLLKTITAGILPLYVKIGGPEARNDIRICQRIGVSGISAPMVESEYALKNFIQTMKNLLTPTEYESYNKSINMETITGYRNLMDIFDSVPFQALEQVTAARSDLSASMDKKPDDKEVTRVSKKIISEAKSRGKKTSVGGTITKTNFELIANEIQPDFINSRHVMVDTKKAMSIGATDVAECMLLFEMDLFEFFSKTFPDKGYYYRNRVEINRERIGERKVLYFIR; encoded by the coding sequence ATGGAAACATCAATCCACGTTTTACGAAAAACCTTACTGGAGATGAAAGAAAACTACTCTTTTGTCTGCATCAAAACAGGTACGGAAACCGAGGACATGGGAGAAGAAGAAATCTCCCTCCTAAAAACGATCACTGCAGGAATTTTGCCCCTCTATGTCAAAATCGGTGGGCCAGAAGCCAGAAACGATATCCGCATCTGCCAAAGGATCGGTGTTTCCGGGATTTCCGCACCAATGGTGGAATCAGAATACGCCTTAAAAAACTTCATCCAAACCATGAAGAACCTTCTGACACCTACTGAATACGAATCCTACAACAAATCAATCAATATGGAAACCATCACTGGATACAGAAATTTGATGGATATCTTTGATTCTGTTCCCTTCCAAGCATTAGAGCAAGTAACAGCCGCTAGATCCGACTTAAGTGCTTCTATGGATAAAAAACCGGATGACAAAGAAGTCACAAGAGTTTCTAAAAAAATCATCTCGGAAGCAAAAAGCAGGGGGAAAAAAACTTCTGTCGGTGGAACCATCACCAAAACAAATTTTGAATTAATCGCAAACGAAATCCAACCTGACTTTATCAATTCACGCCATGTGATGGTGGATACAAAAAAGGCTATGTCCATTGGTGCTACAGATGTGGCTGAATGTATGTTGTTATTTGAAATGGATTTATTTGAATTTTTCTCTAAAACATTTCCAGACAAAGGTTATTATTACCGCAACCGAGTGGAAATCAATCGGGAACGGATTGGCGAAAGAAAGGTCTTGTACTTTATTCGTTAA